The sequence TCACTCATAACACTTAATTGATATCCATAATCCCACCAAGAAACTATTTTAGAATCTTTTTTTGTATTGTTCATGATCCATTTATACATTTGTCTAATGTCATCATTAATGTATCTTTCACCCTTTTTATTTCTACTATAAAAAGTTATGTTAGATTCTGAATAAGCTATTGATGAGCACCAAGTAGAGTGAAAAATAATTAGaatcaaataataaattattaaaataattatgaatataCTAGTTAATATAGATACATTGTTGTTTTCTATTCTATTAAAATTCAATTTTCTCACTACCATTTGAGTATAATTACTATCGTTCGTTAATATATTCTTATCTTTAAACTTTCTCCTTTTAATTTCATGAAtctcatttatttttgtattaatttttctttcatttgaTATAAGATAATTTTCACTTTCTTTATctctatttaaaattttctcaCTATTTTTTCTGAAATATCTGCATTCTCCAGTAGAACATTTATtacttatataatttattttgtttcttctccataatttataatctttatttgaaatagttttattttctttgcTTTCATTATCACCATTATTATTAGCATCGTCACAATCATTATTActaatatcattattattagaattatCTATACTATTACtaaaatcattatttttattacaaatATGACTAtcagtatttttatttgtattcaAAGAACTGAaaacttcattttttataacaatAGATGAAAGAAAAGTATTTCTTGGAATTCTAATAAATACAACGTAATGACTTATTAAAGAAGACAAGCCGATTCCACTTAATATGCAAGCAAAGggagaaaatattaaaagcaATCGAACCATAAGcgatgaaaaatataaacacaaaattgaaaaaattcctaaaaaaaataattccaACGTTGCATTTTTGTTTAAACAGTGATATAAACCAATAgggaaaaataataaaactagatgtatatcaaaaaaataagaagaCCAAGTAGTTGGTTGATGTTCAGATATAGATGCAACAATTGGATTGTATTTGGATGCATAGGTAGGATCCAATAAAGTCCTCGACCTATGATTCCATGATAATTTATCAGTAAATACTAAAAACTtgaaaatcaaaaaaaaaaaaataaatgatatctgaataaattttttctttaaattttgttCATTTAACTTAAAGTATgttattataaaatgaaaaaatactAACACGCTgcaaagaaaataaattgcATGAGTTGCCAGATGTTCAATGCTACTGAAAACAGAATGATTAATGCATGGAATATTAAGGCACAGTATCGTTGTTAATACATAGTATACATTATAAAGTATACAATGTTTtatagtatatttttttaaaattataataactAACATAAACAGGCTAATTGaatttgttataaatatatatgccCCCCATGATAAGGCCATATAATAAGTAGAAATGGAACATATTAGTACAGATAAAAGAGTTCCTTTTTTTAAGCATTTAATCCAATTATAAATacataacaataataaaaatatagatatagACTCATTATCATAAGACCCTGCTACTGTTCTTGATATATGAGATGGAGAAATGGATACAAATAACGAAGATAGTAAAGAAGCTCCGctaaaatgataaatttcTTTTGTTAACAAATAAGATATTATGCAAGTAAAAAAACTGAATATAGgtcctatatatatacatatatttctCACATCTACCAAAAATcccaaaaaatgaaaaattttataaattaaa comes from Plasmodium relictum strain SGS1 genome assembly, chromosome: 9 and encodes:
- a CDS encoding oligosaccharyl transferase STT3 subunit, putative, whose translation is MVDDENMYNNEGESMKLKPTFIINGLLQNLFCSQSSRLIMKESKKVKYRMEIFIILLIGILSFLIRLFSVIRNEPIIHEYDPYFNYKLTNILNEKGFYEFWNYFDEKSWFPLGRITGQTLFPGLMITSFLIYKIFHFLGFLVDVRNICIYIGPIFSFFTCIISYLLTKEIYHFSGASLLSSLFVSISPSHISRTVAGSYDNESISIFLLLLCIYNWIKCLKKGTLLSVLICSISTYYMALSWGAYIFITNSISLFMLVIIILKKYTIKHCILYNVYYVLTTILCLNIPCINHSVFSSIEHLATHAIYFLCSVLVFFHFIITYFKLNEQNLKKKFIQISFIFFFLIFKFLVFTDKLSWNHRSRTLLDPTYASKYNPIVASISEHQPTTWSSYFFDIHLVLLFFPIGLYHCLNKNATLELFFLGIFSILCLYFSSLMVRLLLIFSPFACILSGIGLSSLISHYVVFIRIPRNTFLSSIVIKNEVFSSLNTNKNTDSHICNKNNDFSNSIDNSNNNDISNNDCDDANNNGDNESKENKTISNKDYKLWRRNKINYISNKCSTGECRYFRKNSEKILNRDKESENYLISNERKINTKINEIHEIKRRKFKDKNILTNDSNYTQMVVRKLNFNRIENNNVSILTSIFIIILIIYYLILIIFHSTWCSSIAYSESNITFYSRNKKGERYINDDIRQMYKWIMNNTKKDSKIVSWWDYGYQLSVMSDRITYVDNNTWNNNHIATIGLILSTNEKNAYEYLKKLDADYLLVSYGGYSKNSSDDLNKFLWILKITNKRFNFINPLLYYYHDKYHPLGKNATPFMTNSVLYKLSYYNLTNSKVKGYDYIRKIEVPEVKNLKYFEEVFTSDVWGFRLYKIKEYA